A genomic segment from Nicotiana sylvestris chromosome 1, ASM39365v2, whole genome shotgun sequence encodes:
- the LOC138872989 gene encoding protein PELPK1-like, translated as MAHHYQLSSLLLLAFLNLCFIHGPITGATARRLLEMPLPEIPKPEFPKVPTLPKLEIPTVPKPELPTIPKPEIPAVPKPEIPIIPKPEVTTVPKPELPSIPKPELPTLPKPEIPAVPKPKLPVAPKPELPAVSKPEIPAMPKPELPPLKKPEIPTVPKTEVPPAMKKPEVPALPKPEVPIVPKPEIPTVPKTEVPPAVKKPEVPALPKPEVPIVPKPEIPELPKTKIPELPKPKLPELPKLEVPAMPKPEIPELPKPKEISFPSLSPPHKPATP; from the coding sequence ATGGCTCACCATTACCAGCTATCCTCCCTCTTACTGCTTGCATTTCTCAACTTGTGCTTCATCCATGGCCCGATAACTGGAGCAACTGCACGTCGTCTTCTAGAGATGCCCCTCCCCGAGATTCCTAAACCAGAGTTCCCTAAAGTTCCAACCTTGCCAAAGCTTGAGATCCCAACTGTGCCGAAGCCTGAGCTTCCAACCATACCAAAGCCTGAAATACCAGCTGTTCCAAAGCCAGAGATTCCTATTATCCCAAAACCTGAAGTAACAACTGTGCCAAAGCCCGAGCTACCATCTATCCCGAAGCCTGAGTTACCAACGTTACCAAAGCCTGAGATCCCAGCTGTGCCCAAGCCTAAGTTACCAGTTGCCCCAAAACCTGAGCTTCCTGCTGTGTCAAAGCCTGAGATCCCAGCAATGCCAAAACCCGAGCTTCCTCCCCTAAAAAAGCCAGAAATCCCAACAGTGCCAAAGACTGAGGTTCCTCCAGCTATGAAAAAGCCTGAAGTTCCAGCTTTGCCAAAGCCCGAGGTACCAATTGTGCCAAAGCCAGAAATCCCAACAGTGCCAAAGACCGAGGTTCCTCCAGCTGTGAAAAAGCCTGAAGTTCCAGCTTTGCCAAAGCCCGAGGTACCAATTGTGCCAAAGCCAGAAATCCCGGAACTACCAAAGACAAAAATCCCGGAGCTACCAAAGCCAAAACTACCAGAGCTTCCAAAGCTAGAAGTCCCAGCTATGCCAAAGCCTGAAATCCCAGAACTGCCTAAACCAAAAGAGATATCTTTTCCTTCACTTTCTCCACCACACAAACCCGCTACTCCTTGA
- the LOC104210399 gene encoding GDSL esterase/lipase At4g16230-like, translating into MGNPSYYRLAILGVLLQNLTICLAENVPANFVFGDSLVDVGNNNYITSLSKANFYPNGIDFGAPTGRYTNGRTIVDILGEEVGFNLTPPYLAPTTCGPVILQGVNYASGGGGILNESGQIFGGRINMDAQLDNFANTRQDIITRIGEPAAIKLIENSLFSVTMGSNDLINNYLTPVLSTAEQLTVPPMKFVGAVISKYRIQLTRLYNLGARKVIVVNVGPIGCIPYQREINLSAGDNCVNFPNVLAQLYNTQLRGLVSELSSKLTGSKFVYADAYGIVQDIIQNYTSYGFENADSACCSGGGRFGGIIPCGPSSKICANRSKFVFWDPYHPTDAANVIIAKRLLDGNSPDISPMNVRQLLASS; encoded by the exons ATGGGAAATCCATCATATTATAGGTTGGCCATTTTGGGAGTTTTGCTTCAGAACTTGACCATCTGTTTGGCAGAAAATGTCCCTGCTAATTTTGTCTTTGGAGATTCATTGGTTGATGTGGGTAACAATAACTATATTACTTCTCTTTCAAAAGCAAATTTCTACCCAAATGGTATTGATTTTGGTGCCCCAACGGGAAGATATACAAATGGAAGAACTATAGTGGACATTTTAG GTGAGGAAGTGGGGTTTAATTTGACTCCTCCATACTTAGCACCAACAACATGTGGACCAGTGATTCTGCAAGGTGTCAATTATGCTTCTGGAGGAGGAGGCATTCTTAATGAATCTGGCCAAATTTTT GGTGGAAGGATCAACATGGATGCTCAATTAGACAATTTTGCAAATACTAGACAGGACATAATCACAAGAATAGGAGAGCCAGCGGCGATAAAGTTGATTGAGAATTCACTCTTCTCAGTAACTATGGGATCAAATGACCTCATCAACAATTATCTCACGCCTGTTCTCTCTACAGCTGAGCAACTAACTGTACCTCCTATGAAATTTGTGGGAGCAGTGATATCCAAATACAGAATTCAACTAACG AGACTTTATAATTTGGGTGCCAGGAAAGTAATAGTGGTGAATGTTGGGCCTATTGGGTGTATCCCCTACCAAAGGGAAATAAATCTATCAGCTGGAGATAACTGCGTAAATTTCCCAAATGTGCTTGCGCAATTATACAACACCCAATTGAGAGGGCTTGTGAGTGAACTAAGTTCCAAACTTACTGGATCAAAGTTTGTCTATGCAGATGCCTACGGAATCGTCCAAGACATCATTCAGAATTACACATCTTATG GATTTGAGAATGCAGATTCAGCTTGCTGTTCTGGTGGTGGAAGATTTGGGGGAATAATTCCATGTGGTCCTTCATCTAAAATATGTGCAAATAGAAGCAAGTTTGTGTTCTGGGATCCATACCATCCAACTGATGCAGCTAATGTCATCATAGCAAAACGCCTGCTGGACGGAAACTCTCCTGATATTTCGCCTATGAATGTCAGGCAGCTCCTTGCATCCTCCTAA
- the LOC104210398 gene encoding protein PELPK1, which produces MAHHYQLSSLLLLAFLNLCFMHGPIIGATARRLLETPLPEIPKPELPKVPTLPKPEIPTVPKPEIPAIPKPEIPTVPKPELPTIPKPEIPAVPKPEMPAVPKPEIPIMPKPEVPTVPKPELPSIPKPELPTMPKPEVPIVPKAKLPTVPKPELPTLPKPEVPTVPKSELPTIQKPEVPTVPKPELPTIQKPELPTLPKPEVPTMPKPEIPAAPKPPTLPKHEIPAVPKPELPAMPKPEIPAMPKPEFPPLKKPEIPAVPKTEVPPTIRKPEVPALPKPEIPELPKPKLPELPKPKIPELPKPEVPAMPKPKIPELPKLTFPSLSPSYKPSTP; this is translated from the coding sequence ATGGCTCACCATTACCAGCTATCCTCCCTCTTACTACTTGCATTTCTCAACTTGTGCTTCATGCATGGCCCCATAATTGGTGCAACTGCACGGCGCCTACTAGAGACACCCCTCCCTGAGATTCCTAAACCAGAATTACCAAAAGTTCCAACCTTGCCAAAGCCTGAGATCCCAACTGTGCCGAAACCTGAGATTCCAGCCATACCAAAGCCTGAGATCCCAACTGTGCCGAAACCTGAGCTTCCAACCATCCCAAAGCCTGAAATACCAGCTGTCCCAAAGCCTGAAATGCCAGCTGTCCCAAAGCCTGAGATTCCTATTATGCCAAAACCTGAAGTACCAACTGTGCCAAAGCCCGAGCTACCATCCATCCCGAAGCCTGAGTTACCAACTATGCCAAAGCCTGAAGTACCAATTGTGCCAAAGGCCAAGCTACCAACTGTCCCAAAGCCTGAGTTACCAACTTTACCAAAGCCTGAAGTACCAACTGTGCCAAAGTCTGAGCTACCAACCATCCAAAAGCCTGAAGTACCAACTGTGCCAAAGCCTGAGCTACCAACCATCCAAAAACCTGAGTTACCAACTTTGCCAAAGCCTGAAGTACCTACTATGCCTAAGCCCGAGATACCAGCTGCCCCAAAGCCTCCAACTTTGCCAAAGCATGAGATCCCAGCTGTGCCAAAACCCGAGCTTCCTGCTATGCCAAAGCCTGAAATTCCAGCAATGCCAAAACCCGAGTTTCCTCCCTTGAAAAAGCCAGAAATCCCAGCAGTGCCAAAGACGGAGGTTCCTCCAACTATAAGAAAGCCTGAAGTTCCAGCTTTGCCAAAACCAGAAATCCCAGAGCTGCCAAAGCCAAAACTCCCAGAGCTTCCAAAGCCTAAAATCCCCGAACTTCCTAAACCAGAAGTTCCAGCTATGCCAAAGCCTAAAATCCCCGAACTGCCTAAACTAACTTTTCCTTCACTTTCTCCATCATACAAACCCTCTACTCCTTGA